The nucleotide sequence tcgaccagcccctccttgttagtgaggatgagctccagcagctcctctcgtggtgggctcctccaccatctgcatgaggaagttctcatcaaggcactggaggaacctcctgggctgtgcctggctggctgaatggtccttccagcaaacagcaGGGAAGTTCAaatccccaccacaaccagggcctgtgagtgtgaggccgctctcagctgcctgtagaggcctcatcagcttcctgaccttgatctggtggcctgtaacagacaccctCAACAGTgtctcccctgccagcctgccccttaattctcacccataataataaaaaaacagtcTTCACAGCAAATATACTCATTGAAAGCAATTGATAGAGGcctggaaagaaagcacaactAGAACATTCCACAAGGAGACACGGACATGAATCAATCAGAAGAAGAATCAGTAAGAACATGAATCAAATAAGAACCGGGGATTAGAGAGGAATGTGCCTTGATGTGAGTCAAGCAAACACGGATGTAATAAGGACGAGAAGAGGATGCTCATAAACTCTacacaatttctttctttttatttcacagttaCTGGCTTTTCTCTTGATTGTATCTTCAAGggcacaaacatttaaaaataaaaagaaaaaagggaagggaagggaagggaagggaagggaagggaagggaagggaagggaagggaagggaagggaagggaagggaagggaagggaagggaagggaagggaagggaagggaagggaagggaagggaagggaagggaagggaagggaaaggaaaggaaaggaaaggaaaggaaaggaaaggaaaggaaaggaaaggaaaggaaaggaaaggaaaggaaaggaaaggaaaggaaaggaaaggaaaggaaaggaaaggaaaggaaaggaaaggaaaggaaaggaaaggaaaggagatatGATAGTAAGGAGAAAGCCGCCTGATGAATCCAGCTTTCTCTGTACTCCAATCAAGCTCCGTCCAGCTGCATCAGTCACAGGCCCAGACAAGCAAAtgctgctcccacctcctgctcATCCTGACCCTGCACGGCCCGAGTACCTGCGCATCTCcactatttttattctgtcacagaatcacagaatggtttgggttggaagggacctgcaaagctcatctagtcccgCCCCATGCCATGAGCTTAGAAACAAAGAGACAAATGTCCAGGTTCCAGAGGATCCAAGTATATTAGTTCTATGGAATAGGATAAAAAAGGCGAAAAacgtgaaaacaaaaaatatgtttcatgcCGGTGTGGATGAACAGGAGGAAGCAAGGCTCTCATTCAAGTCACATCAAAACAGCTATGGAAAACCTTCTGGAAAATTCTGGCTCCCAAGGCCTCTGTGATGTCACCGCGTGTTGCCATGACGACCCCACGCTGTCCCCAAGCCCATCTGGCCACTGACAGCCCGCCTGTCCGGTCAGATTTCCTGCGCTCTCCAGTGATTCCCACTGCGAGCAGAGCACTCGAAGGCAAACTCACCTGATTTCTCCCGATCCTCACCCACCTTGATCCCCGTCCGTCCTGATCCTCGTCCGTCCTCCTCCTCATCCAACCCCgtcctcgtctcttcttctcgtcatcctcctcctcgcccGTCCTCCTCCTCGCCCTTGACCCTTATTCCTCGCCAACCCTCGTCCTCATCCGGTTTGTTCGCTGCAGCTGAGCCAGGTGATGGACCAGGACTCATTCTGGGAGAGGTTTCAGAGCTTCCCTGCCGCAGTTTAGCACCagtgatgaaaaagaaacatcctTCCTTCCCGGCCCTCTTCACTCCAACAAATTGGAGTGAAGAAATCCACCTACCCCCAAAAATCACACTTGAGATGGGAAATCATGGGGACAGGAGACCATCATGACAGGAAACTCCCGTGGGTCTGAGAAATCATTACTAGGAAATATGGTTGGGATGGGAAACCACCACTTAGGGCAGGCCGGGGCAGGCAGTCACCAGCAGGATGGGAAATCACTGAGATGGGAGGACGTGGTGTGAAAACTCAACCCCTCACAACACTGATGCTGATGCTGGTGGAATCATGGCCATGGGGACGGAGGCTGTTTGTCCCCGTGCAACCCCACACTGACCAACAGACATggccggggcagcagcagctcccgttcctcctgctgctcctgccctccaggTCACCCCAACCGGCTGTGACCCCCAGGATCTCACCCCATCTCCCCTCTGTGCTTCCCCAACAGAGAGGATCCCTCGCCAGCTGCTGATGGCGTGGCAGGCACAAGCCAGCAGATACACCACCCCGGCCATGGCTGCACCTGTGCCTGCCCACCTGCCGCCCACCAGCCAAGGGCTGCTGgtgcccccccagcctgcccagcacTACCCTGTCACCTACCACCTGGGACAGGGCAGCGTCTGGCagggggtgccagggaccctggggcagctgctgcagctcccgccaggggtgcagctgcagcaggtcccCCAGGTGGtgcagctgtccccaggggtgcaGCTTTGCCACGGGGTGCAGCAGGTCCAGCTGCCCCAAGGGGTGCAGCTGGTGCAGGTCCCCCAAGGGGTCCAGCTGccccctggccctgctgcaTATCCACCACCCtacccctggggacagcagctggtGACCGGCACCACGCTGGTGCCACAAcagcccatggggctggggccATGGGCTGTGGTCCAAGGGCAGCCCCTGTACCCCGCGGGCTCATACCAGCCGCCCGtccctgcccgccccggccccccgaCAGCCCGTGGCCCCGCGGCTCGGCGGGTGCGGAGCCGCCCTGCGCCCCACACCCTGCCTGACACCAGCAAGGAGCCAGCGGAGGCCTCCGGCAGGGACGGCGTGGCTGCGGAGCTCAGTGTCCCCGCTGCCATCCCCCACCAGCCCGCCCTGGCTGCACCACCAGAGACATCCAGTGGGGAGCCCACAGGtgagtgccagggctggcagagcccaCGGGTGGGAGGACAAGCTGAGGACAGCTGGTATCACCCACCTTggatggttttgtttgctttgtcagCAGAGGTGACCACCaaggcagccctggggagcccgGGGGGTCTCCCCCAGCAGGAACCACCTACCtgcacaggggctgctgtcGAGTCGGACCCAGACACCATGGCCGACGACCAGATCGCCTGGCTGGAAGCCACCATGGGTGGGGATGACGTCCCCGATGTCGCGGACAGCCCCGACCTGGCCAGCTTCCTCCGTGAGCTCCCTGACCTCTCTGGGTACGTGGGACATGGCAGCTGCCCAAAGCAGCCAGCGGTGGCACTGGGGATGGGGAACACCAACCCTCATGTCCATGACACCACAAACCCACCACCTGCCTCAACGAGCTCCCCGATCTCTCCGAGCACAGGGCAGAGAACACCAGCCCCGGAGAGCGAGTGGCGGCGGTGACGCTGGAGGACGGCGAGGACACCAGCCgtgtccccagctctcccagcatcCTGACCCAGCCGCTGGACTTCTCCGAGTACGTGGCAGATGGCGGCTGCTCCAAGAAAACAGTggtggccgtggggctgggggacagcgAGGACACCATCCCTGATATCCTTCCTTGCCCCAACAGCCTCAGGGAGCTCGATGGCTTCTGGGAGCAAGTGGACGACAGCACATGCTTCCAGGACCAAGTGTCGCTGGCACAGCTCGGGGACAGCGGGGATGCCGGCATTACCACCTGTGGCCCCTGCATGACCGCTGAGGTCGTCGAGGAGCTCCCAGACCTCCCCCAGTACGTGGCAGAGGGCAGATGTCCCAAAGAGCTAGTGGTGGTGGGGGCGCTGAGGGATGGTGAGCACACCATCCCCGATGTCCCTGACATCCCCCACTTGACCCCTCCCTCAACAAGCTTCCCCATCTCTTGGAACACAGGGCAGAGGGCAGCTGCATGGACATGGAGGACCCAGTGACAGGGGAGAAGCTGCTCTACGGGGACACCACCTTCCCCGATGGCCTTGACAgcctggccagcagcacccctgtCACTGGGGACTTCTGGGAGCACGGCCCAGAGGGTGACAGCCCGCAGGAGCGCCTGGCGACGGCCATGATGGGGGACACTGACCCCTTCTGGGGGGTGATGGCCTCCCCATCACCGACTCCCTGGGGGTcatgggacactggggacaaagACCTGCAggtccccctgcccagccccctgcccagcccccgACCTGCGCCCCAGCCTCGCCTGCCCTCCACAGCCCAACTCATGGAGGAGCTGCAGCGCAGGCAGCTCCGGGTGCTGCTCACCCGCCTGCCCCTGCCACCGGGCACCGTCACCTGCCGGGGGCTGCCGGGACCGGGAGCTGCAGGCGCGCCAGAAACACCAAGCGCCCCGCGCAGTGAGAGATCCTGAGGGCCACAGGACTGCTCCGCTTGACACCATCCCGGCGAAAGCGCAGAACACCTGTGACCAGGAGCCCTCCCGGCCACCATCATGCGCTGGCCCTGCCACCGCCAAGCGCTACGTTGCCACCTCCACCTGGCAACCCTGCTGGCCccaagcctggagaagaggccaCGGCCCTGCCTGGCACCTCGCGGTCACCCAGGGGGAACCACCATCCACAACCAGGACCCCCCGGCCTGGTACCACCAGCACCGCGACCACCACCTCTACCCCTTCCTACTGCTGACAGGCCACAGCACCGGCATGCCCACCACCCGCTGGGACCGGCGTCCCCAGGAGCAGCGTCCCCACCCGGGCTGAAGACGCACCCCACCGGGGGACACAGGACTGAACACCAGCGATCCGAACCCCAGCAGCCGagctggctgtgcctgtgcccaCGGCGACATGTAACCTACCGCTCCAGCACTGTCTCCGTGGTTCCCACATCCAGAGGAGGTGTGGAGGCAGATACCTGAACCCACACACCCTCTCCAGCCCCTCTCAGATGCCGCTTTCTTGCTCCATTCATTAAACCACTTGGGTGTTGGCTTTGCAGCACCTCTGCCTGTGTCATTTGTgcggtggggagggggtgaacgcagcccctgcccaccccgAGGGTGGCTGAGCTGGCTGGAACGGACACAggagagagatggggacaggaggTATCGCTCCACGGGACGGTCGTCTCCGGGGGGGAAACGACGGGGATGGCATCACTACTGGGTTTACCGGGGCCTCCATCACTGTCCCAGCACCGGTGCCTCCATCACTGCCCCGGAACAAGCGGCACCATGGCTACCCCAGCAGTGGCGTCGCAGGCCTCAAGCTGCCCTCACAGAACATTTGCACCCATCCCCgtgcccactgaggagagaggCCAGAGCGCTAAGTAGAGAATTACAAGGTCAAACACTTGTTCACATGCAGGCCGTACCCCAACCCAACTGACACATCCCAAGACGGGGCTTTACAGGGGGTTCTGAGGCCCTTCAGTCCTTCAGGTACAATGGAGCTTCACTCATCACCAACACTCACGCCACCCATCACTGAGAACACTCCAACTTGGCAAAGCAGCTCGAGTTTTGCAGCATTCATTCTTAAGGGTTTTGGCTATAACACAGCCAAGAAAATTTACAGTTAGAACTAACCCAAGTTCCCTCCTCCATTGGCACCTCTTTCTCCATCGGTTCTCCAAAGCATTTCTTGAGTTCCTGGGGGAAGGACACACCAAGACTTTCCTCACTTAAATAGAGGAGAAAGAGGGAGTCACAAAGCCTGCAGAAAACCTGACATCCACACACAGTGGACCCACACAGGAACAGTCTCAAGGCCCCGCAGCTACACAAAAGGTTGAATTAAGGAACCGTTTTTCCTCAACAGGGAGAAATTAAGGATCAACTGAATACAACCCACCACTTGTGGTTACTGTTGCTAGCCAGGAAGTGGAAAGAACGAAGCATTAATGCTGTTCCATCAGGGACATCAGGGACCGTGAGGAAGCCCTTGTGGCCTCTCACCCCAAGGCCTGTCCAAGAGCTGCTCCTCACTTCAGCTCAGCCCTGCATATGGGACGTGGCTTTTGACTTGTGGCCACAGGACTATTTCAGTTGGCAGCTTCATAGACATGATGGGGAGGGGGGATGTCAGCAGGGTCACCCTTGACAAGCTGTGGCACgatgcagaatcacagaatcacagaatcattttagttggaagagaacctcagatcaccaagtccaactgttaacccaccccctggcactaccccgtttccctgagaacctcatctccgtgtctgtccaacccctccaaggatggtgactccaccactgccctgggcagcctgttccaatgccccacagccctttccaggaagaaattgttcccaagatccaacctcaaccaccCCGGCACAATTGAGGCCAATTCCTCTGCTCCTGTCACTCACCATTCGCGTTTTTCCCCTCCTTGACGCTGCTGCCCACTATGAGCTCGCACacaaccccagctctccagTTAACAAacgcggctgaagtgcattcagctgcagccaggagagaagaagaaggaaaaacaagaggCACTAGGGAGGACAGAGACATGACGGGAAAATGCTCAAAATGTTTTAGATTCCCGCACCAATCTGTTGGTATTTCCACACGGAGAAATATACATCCTGCCCCTTCTGTTCCATTGTCAGGGAAAGACCAAAGACTTTGAATGCTTCACTTGCCACTAAAGTATTCAGGATTAATTTTCCTGTGTATCTAGGAAAACGTTACAGAAAACATCCTCTCCAACATGTTGATAAGGTCAGGGGCTCGTCCTCAGCCTCACCTGAGCCCCATTGCAGGTACTAGAGACACCGAGATCTCATTCCCTGTTGAAGACCCCAATACCAGCTTGGCTGGTAAAGCTTCCCATGCAACTACCTCTAACATGTATCTTCTGATGGTCCTTAATCCATTTCTCAGTAAGCTGgcctagaaaaaggaaattctaATCCTAATAAAATAGTGGCtgtacaggaatattttttgaCACGCTAACAT is from Columba livia isolate bColLiv1 breed racing homer unplaced genomic scaffold, bColLiv1.pat.W.v2 Scaffold_653, whole genome shotgun sequence and encodes:
- the LOC110362007 gene encoding TSC22 domain family protein 2, producing MAWQAQASRYTTPAMAAPVPAHLPPTSQGLLVPPQPAQHYPVTYHLGQGSVWQGVPGTLGQLLQLPPGVQLQQVPQVVQLSPGVQLCHGVQQVQLPQGVQLVQVPQGVQLPPGPAAYPPPYPWGQQLVTGTTLVPQQPMGLGPWAVVQGQPLYPAGSYQPPVPARPGPPTARGPAARRVRSRPAPHTLPDTSKEPAEASGRDGVAAELSVPAAIPHQPALAAPPETSSGEPTGECQGWQSPRVGGQAEDSWYHPPWMVLFALSAEVTTKAALGSPGGLPQQEPPTCTGAAVESDPDTMADDQIAWLEATMGGDDVPDVADSPDLASFLRELPDLSGAENTSPGERVAAVTLEDGEDTSRVPSSPSILTQPLDFSDLRELDGFWEQVDDSTCFQDQVSLAQLGDSGDAGITTCGPCMTAEVVEELPDLPQYVAEGRCPKELVVVGALRDGEHTIPDVPDIPHLTPPSTSFPISWNTGQRAAAWTWRTQ